AACCTTTCTTATACCTGGCTTACGCTTTTGCTTTGTTTGTTAGCTTCTTTTTGGAGTGGAAACATTTCTCTAAAAAGCAAATTGTTTCTGATACGCTTGATAATGTTTACCACCCACTGATCATACATTTGTTGTGCTGCTAGTAAAACCATTTTCTAAGTTGTATTTTACAAAATCTAGTTTGCATAGTTAGCCTGTGAAATACATAACCATACTGTTCACTATTGCACCTCCTGCGTGTGCTGTACGTAGatggttaaaggttgacatgcaacaaaattcacattacagttatttggtatcaaaaggttcatcatgtcttactctgttgtgttgtaggggcaaagtatgtggaaatgtgattacaagctcctaaaagcaacaaccgaacagttaattgcagctattctgaaaacgccgtaggttagaatccctctattttgatgatgtactcaactcgacgtggttactGTTTTGGCAAATGATGTTATCACaggtgaattgaaaggccaataaaaggctcaatataaaacgtctcgtagcactagtattacgacaaacacttcaggttctaccggaaagcccttatcaaatatagatgctcgctacttgatcacagatgaccaacaggctcgtcatgtttatcagaggatgatatgcactccttcgagctaaggttaaaaaacaaCTATTATTTAGGCTAggttgagatatcagtgctcaaagtgacagcattacaatgatgatgaaatgggcgcgtaaggacaatagacatttttttattgattgcgtgaagtatatttgtgaaagtatttcgacgaatgaggctgcatgaaagtgtaaacagaagcacattcaactacatgtatgtcccatttgagctgttttgagagggattccaacctgcGGTGTATTCGTGATGGCTGCTTATTAACTGCTGaacaattaactgttcgtttttaagctttcaagagcttgtaatcacctttccacataatgtactttgaacctacaacacagcagagtaagacatggtgaaccttttgataccaaataactgtaatgtgaattttgttgcaagtcaagaTTCACTTGGGATAAAAACATGAAGGTGCTTTCCGAACAATCGTCAATAGAAAGGTTGTGGGCTTTTGGCTGAATGCTTAAATAGCGTTTACAACACTCGAAAGCTGAAAGATCTCAGCTGGTGATCTTTCTAACTGATGATAAACATTACCTTGACAGTTCTATGCTCAAAATAGTAGCTGTAACTTGTGCTCTAGTTTAGCTCAGAAAGATAGTTGTAAAACTATAAAGCCCATCACTCTCATACCAGAATCATATATTGTCTATTCTGTCATGCGCTGCTCTAAGCTGGTATCCTTTTGTATCGAAGACTGATAAAGAAAAATTGGAGCGCTATTAAAAATTATGCTTTAGAGTTATGCTACCCTGATATTGACAGTTAGGACCAGCGTCTAAATGTGTCAATACTGATGAGCAAATTGTGTTGTTAGATATTTGCTCTCTATAATACTCAAATTGTATCTCCAATTGGTCTGACCAatcattacattcctactttccAGAAAATCTAATACACTTTATACCAACCACAAACACTTTGTCAATGCAGATAAAACAGCGTTATAcaaaaatagcttttttcaaATACGTATAATTTTCCTTTACTATTTTTgtgtctcatggtctaatttcGTTTGAACGGCATTGATCGGTGATGATAATGTTCCTATCTGTCTATCTGAAGTTTTAGAAAATTTGTGCTAGGCAATAGCTCTGGCTATTTTGCAATGACTCGCGAGCAGTGATCATTTGAGTAGGCAACTCCAAAAATCTGCCTTTTAGTAAAAACCTTTTATTAGCAATGAGCAAACAGCAATGCCTCTTCCTCTATGAACAATAATTTCTCCTTGCTCATATGGGAAGAGGCTTTGCTAATCTTGTTAATAGCCATACCTACCTACTGGAGATCGTTGTAGATTTTGGGTTTAGCGCAAACAGTTCAATGCGGATTGTGAGTGACTCAAAACGTTACGAATCAAATTCTCACCCCAGTTGTCATGTCCGACATCTAAGCAAACTTCTGCTTTTTAACGATCGACTTGTCTGATACTTGAACATCATTTATCGTAATGCTACTACGTTATGATTAAAGATAATGATGATTATTTCTTCTGCTATATACAACTAAAACTGCTGGACACTCTGCGGGTGAGTATACAGACACACAATTTCTGCTCATTAGGACATGCCACAGGCCAATGTACAATCACATATTTCTAATAACGAtaggataataataataataataataaccaagGATGTAGGAGTCTGTGCTCAAAAACTCGGTGCAAGATGATGTCAGAAGTAAATTGTAAAGCAAATGGAACGATAGCCTTATGCTTCTGGCAATGACTGTTTGTGTTGGTCTACATAAAGACCCTGCTATGCAGCAAGGGAAACACTTCTATCGCTAACATGTCGTTGTGTCGCGTTGACATTTGCTGACATGTGGTTGTGTTGAGTTGACATTTGCTATTGTTGAGCACCTAGCAGATGCCATATTTTGGTGAGCTGCTCAACCGCTAGCAATAATTTTATAGGCTATTTGGGTTCTATCAATATTCCTATTTAGTGCGTTCTGTATCAGGTCTGTATGTGAGACATATTCTCCAAATCAATTCTTCATTGCTTCAAAATGAAAACAAGTGAATCACAAATTGAAGAGGTATTGTTAGCATTGTTTCTATGATGTTATTATTGTAAGTATTGTTTCTATGATGTTATTATTGTAAGTATTGTCTCTATGATATACCATGATTGTTATAAGTGTTCTCTCTATGATATACCATTATTGTTGTTAGTGTTCTCTCTATGATATACCATTATTGTTGTTAGTGTTCTCTCTATGATATACCATTATTGTTGTTAGTGTTCTCTCTATGATATaccattattattgttagtgttCTCTCTATGATATaccattattattgttagtgttCTCTCTATGATATaccattattattgttagtgttCTCTCTATGATATaccattattattgttagtgttCTCTCTATGATATACCATTATTGTTGTTAGTGTTCTCTCTATGATATaccattattattgttagtgttCTCTCTATGATATaccattattattgttagtgttCTTTCTATGATATaccattattattgttagtgttttcTCTATGATATaccattattattgttagtgttCTCTCTATGATATaccattattattgttagtgttCTCTCTATGATATaccattattattgttagtgttCTCTCTATGATATaccattattattgttagtgttCTTTCTATGATATaccattattattgttagtgttCTCTCTATGATATaccattattattgttagtgttCTCTCTATGATATaccattattattgttagtgttctctcattattataatatgctattattattgttagtgttGTCTATATAATATGCTATTATAATTGCTAGTGTTATCTATATGATGTACTATTGTAATTGCTAGTGTTGTCTGTATGTTGTTTATACGATATGCAATTATTTTGGGTAGTGCTGTGTAGTTAATGCTAGTTATTGTTAGTGCTGTGTAGTTAATGCTAGTTATTGCTAGTGCTGTGTAGTTAATGCTAGTTATTGTTAGTGCTGTATAGTTAATGCTAGTTATTGCTAGTGCTGTATAGTTAATGCTAGTTATTGCTAGTGCTGTGTAGTTAATTCTAGGCctttaaaacgttttttttttcaattcatgtcttcttttttattcatttctttttttagctttcaaaagGTAACAATAATATGgtataaatgtataatttgCTACAGACTGtgtttattatgttttattacaaaTGTAACTGGTTTCCTAATAATTTTTCTTCATGCAATAAcaattttctataaaattatgttaacatattatgttatttatagaatattattttattgattttatatacCACTTCACAATATTTTTCCTTGCTTAACCTTTATAAAGTTGTTGGTCTAGCAAAAGCATATAATACACATGAGAGCTTGTACATGTATTGAAATATTGCCAAGACATAAACCAGCTAACAGCAATAAGCAAATGTCATCACTGATATGTAGGTGAGAATAATTTTGTTTGACCAGAGGATAAAATAATACTGCGAGAAACCGATGGCGTAACGCACTTGAAGGTTATTTAGTATGTTTCCAGCTCTAACATctctattatttttattctgcaGCATTTACTACGCATATGATTTCATCTTTTGTAACAGCATACAGATAAGGAGTCAGTTTTCGGAGACACTCTGCCAGAAGTGTTCTCAACGCTTCTGGGACGCGGGCAGGAAGCCAGCAGAACAACAATTGCTAAGTCTCCAACTGGAACAAAGTCTCCATCTGGTAGCAAAGTTTCCTCACGACGAAGTTCATTCATGTTTTTTCGAGCAATGTCGACGGACAGTGGTAGGTCAATGATGGTAGTTCCAACAATGTCGACGGATAGTGGTAGGTCAATGATGGTAGCCCCAGCGATGACGGCGGATGGTGGTAGGTCAGTGATGGTAGCCCCAGCGATGTCGACGGACGGTGGTAGGTCAATGATGGTAGCCCCAACAATGTCAATGGACAGTGGTAGGTCAATGATGGTAGCCCCCGCAATGTCGACAGATGGTGGTAGGTCAATGATGGTAGCCCCAGCAGTCATGTGAGCAACATTTAACACTCTATTTGAATACAACTCTAAGAAAGACTTGGCccattttattagttgtatcaAAACAAATAATTTCTAAACAGACACTACCTTGATCAATAACGCAGCATCTAATATATTAGTGAAACGTGCCATAGCTGCTTACATTACATGTAAGTATTAGATAAACTCAATTTTGCTGACAATGCTACATAGGTCATCAAACATCATCTCCGCTCATCAGGTCAGCCAACTTTTCATTTAAACGTTGTACTGGTCATAAACCCTGCCTCAGTTCAACACCTTATTCGCACTTAATAAGATATAGAACAAAACTCGAGGCGTGATTAGTTCGAGATGGCCGAAGGCAGTCGGTGACTTAGTTGGACTGTCATTCGGATTGTGGCTAGCTGTTCTTTTTGTCTCATGAGAAACATGCGTAAAGCATCAAGTTTTGAAGAACCATTGTTTAGGCATCCGAAGCTGCACCGAGCTTGGATAACATTTGAAGAACAGTGCAGTACTCTTGTTGAAGCTTGCCGAACAAGTTTTACCGATCCATTGGTGAAAGGTCAGTTAAAATTGTCGTTTCACTGTCtttaaatactaaaataatgCAAAAGTGACAAGCTAAAATTTGTtgcaaaaaacaataatttctaTTTAGTAATACTTAGATTGACATAGATAATATCTGTATAAAATTATTGCTTTTTTGCATGTCGATATAAATGTTTTTGACAGTGTCTTTTGTTTTGTTTCAGAGCTGGCATTCAAAAAGAGCATGAGCTCTAATTTGTTTTCACCATTTCAAGAAATGGGCGGGTGGTAGCCCATTTATGTAATTTTAACTGCAACAAGCAAATGTGAACTTTACAAGATTGCATCAAGAAGTAAAAAAGAGAGAACCATTATATTGGAAGGAAGCTTATAAAATGCCTTTTTAGCTGCTAGTGAATGTGCGGTcaattttagctttttattgactATGCTGCCAATTTTAGCATTGAGTGATGGAAATGAGGACAATAGTCCACAAGCGAATGTTTTTAAATCTGCTTCATTTCGACGAAAGTTTTCCGAGAAATCTATAGCATCACGACCTAATTCCAACCCGCAGCTGTATCTCGCATCTCTACATGAAGAATACAACAAGGTCATGATGGAGTATACCAAGCTCAAGCATCTAGTAGAGAAAGTTCAGAGTAAGTTGGTCTATCTGATTGGTTCACCATGAGTTACTTCATTCGATTGGTTTACAGTGTTGGCTCATTTGATTGGTTCACACAGTGTGCTGGTTCATTTGATTGGTTCACAGCGTGTTACTTTATTGGCTTACAGAGAGCCGTTATATTAGATTGATTCATAGTAAGTGGGGCTCTCTGATTGGCTCACAAtgagttattttatttaattggcTTACAATAAATTAACCTATCTGATTACTCATAGTGAGTTGATTTATTTGATTGGCCAGCATGAGTTGGCCAATCAAATTAGCTCACAGTAAATTTGTCTGTCAGATCGTGAGTTATGTTATCTAATGGTTTTAAAAGCTGATAGGACACATAGCTCAACCAATGGCTACTGTTTTATCATGAACTCGATTTCTGGAAATAGAATAAAGTCAAAGACAGTTTGTAACTACTTGATCTAGTTCTCTTATTACAGCAGGCCATAAAAATAGCATTTTAATTAAGCAAGACTAATTTACAGtgttactagatgaatgcctgacattgctcgggtaataaaaacatttttgcagaaaaaatttacttttaattagCCAAGTTTCcttacttaatgaatttgagtaactttagCCCTTATTTAAGATCTTCAATAAGAGCCATTGCTATAACTTAAGCCAGCGTTAGAAAAAAGACTGCGTCATGTTTTTTAATCATGCTAGCTGaagtgtgagtattttaaccaatcagcattGAAGATTGGCAGATTTAATAGGTATGATGTGATACTCTATTGTATATCAGTGGGGCTGCATAGCCTACTTGTTTAGCATGTCTGTCTGTCACTAGACCTGTAGGTTCCGAGTTTAATTTCCATCCGAAGAGAATCTTTGTTTCCAAATAGTTCACCGCTAATAAAACTGAACGCACGTCAAACAAATGACCAACAGTGaaatgacaaacactgaaatgtatatatatataaattgtatattcaTCTGTCCAGTGTACTCAAGCTAGAAACTATTCCAAGTTGATGCGTTGATAGGTCAAAAAGAATGCTCACAGGGAATGATAAAGATGTCTGAATTACAGGGCAAGAATTGCTGAATTATCTATGACCAGCTTGTAAAAATCTCTTCCAGGTGAATATGAGGAAACGAAAGACTATGATATGGTCAAAAGATATCAAAAATTAAAAGGTGTAATAAAGCGATGTTTGACGTATGTACGACTTGGAATACTGCCAGAT
The genomic region above belongs to Watersipora subatra chromosome 1, tzWatSuba1.1, whole genome shotgun sequence and contains:
- the LOC137403756 gene encoding uncharacterized protein — protein: MIKDNDDYFFCYIQLKLLDTLRHTDKESVFGDTLPEVFSTLLGRGQEASRTTIAKSPTGTKSPSGSKVSSRRSSFMFFRAMSTDSALSDGNEDNSPQANVFKSASFRRKFSEKSIASRPNSNPQLYLASLHEEYNKVMMEYTKLKHLVEKVQSEYEETKDYDMVKRYQKLKGVIKRCLTYVRLGILPDTSGAVVSLSNVSQSAAPGTIPNRYSFGAVGEIPKSELLDKTETTKRKISLLRSQIELLSERYEMSKQYMVFPRYRLMKAMVKELTTNAARF